From the Diospyros lotus cultivar Yz01 chromosome 13, ASM1463336v1, whole genome shotgun sequence genome, one window contains:
- the LOC127789198 gene encoding auxin transporter-like protein 2, with the protein MLAQKQAEEAIVADFNETEHDGKEENSHDDNQSILSVKSFLWHGGSAWDAWFSCASNQVAQVLLTLPYSFSQLGVLSGIIFQIFYGLVGSWTAYLISVLYIEYRTRKEKENVSFKNHVIQWFEVLDGLLGPYWKAVGLAFNCTFLLFGSVIQLIACASNIYYINDKLDKRTWTYIFGACCATTVFIPSFHNYRIWSFLGLGMTTYTAWYLTIAALLHGQAEGVAHSAPTKMVLYFTGATNILYTFGGHAVTVEIMHAMWKPQRFKYIYLMATLYVFTLTIPSATAVYWSFGDQLLNHSNAFSLLPKSRWRDAAVILMLIHQFITFGFACTPLYFVWEKVIGMHDTKSICLRALARLPVVIPIWFLSIIFPFFGPINSAVGALLVSFTVYVIPSLAHMLTYRKASARQNAAEKPPFFLPSWTAMYVVNIFVVVWVLVVGFGFGGWASVTNFVRQVDTFGLFAKCYQCKPPTPPAKH; encoded by the exons ATGTTGGCCCAGAAGCAAGCCGAAGAGGCCATCGTCGCCGACTTCAACGAAACCGAGCACGACGGCAAGGAAGAGAACAGCCATGACGATAACCAGTCCATTCTCAGCGTCAAGAGCTTCCTCTGGCATGGCGGCTCCGCCTGGGACGCCTGGTTCAGCTGTGCTTCCAATCAA GTTGCCCAGGTACTGTTAACGTTGCCGTACTCTTTCTCTCAACTGGGCGTGCTATCCGGAATAATATTCCAGATATTCTATGGTCTTGTTGGAAGCTGGACGGCTTATCTCATCAGTGTTCTATACATCGAGTACCGAAcaagaaaggagaaagagaatGTCAGCTTCAAGAACCATGTCATCCAG TGGTTCGAAGTTCTTGACGGGCTACTGGGTCCTTACTGGAAAGCTGTGGGTCTAGCCTTCAACTGTACATTTCTCCTATTCGGATCTGTCATCCAACTCATTGCTTGCGCAAG TAACATATACTACATCAACGACAAATTGGACAAGCGGACATGGACATACATATTTGGAGCTTGCTGCGCCACCACTGTTTTCATCCCCTCCTTCCACAACTACCGGATTTGGTCTTTTCTCGGCCTCGGAATGACCACCTATACTGCCTGGTACTTGACCATCGCAGCTCTACTTCACGGCCAG GCTGAAGGGGTGGCGCACTCTGCTCCCACCAAGATGGTGCTGTATTTCACCGGCGCCACCAATATTCTGTACACCTTTGGTGGCCATGCTGTCACTGT GGAAATAATGCATGCAATGTGGAAGCCCCAAAGATTCAAGTACATCTACTTGATGGCCACTCTCTACGTCTTCACCCTGACGATCCCGTCAGCCACCGCCGTGTACTGGTCGTTCGGCGATCAACTGTTGAACCACTCAAATGCCTTCTCCCTCCTCCCCAAGTCCAGATGGCGAGATGCCGCTGTTATCCTAATGCTCATTCACCAG TTCATAACGTTTGGCTTCGCCTGCACGCCGCTGTACTTCGTGTGGGAGAAGGTGATTGGAATGCATGACACAAAGAGCATATGCCTACGGGCTCTGGCGCGGCTGCCTGTGGTGATTCCTATATGGTTCTTGTCCATAATCTTTCCGTTTTTCGGGCCAATTAACTCAGCTGTTGGAGCTCTCTTGGTTAGCTTCACCGTCTACGTTATTCCATCTCTTGCTCATATGCTCACCTACAGAAAGGCCTCTGCCCGGCAG AATGCAGCCGAGAAGCCTCCTTTCTTCCTGCCGAGTTGGACGGCAATGTACGTCGTGAACATCTTCGTGGTGGTGTGGGTGCTGGTAGTCGGGTTCGGGTTCGGCGGGTGGGCTAGCGTGACCAACTTCGTCAGGCAGGTTGACACGTTCGGGCTCTTCGCCAAGTGCTACCAGTGCAAGCCGCCAACCCCTCCGGCTAAACACTGA